One Thermogemmatispora onikobensis genomic window carries:
- the nuoK gene encoding NADH-quinone oxidoreductase subunit NuoK, which yields MGLTLTHFVVLGAVLFCIGLYGALTKRNAVAILMSIEIMLNAVNITLIAFSFFNHVKPYANLLTGQIFAIFIITVAAAEAALALAMIIAIYRKRQTVDVGEIDMLKW from the coding sequence ATGGGCCTGACTCTGACACATTTTGTGGTGCTTGGCGCGGTCCTTTTCTGCATCGGCCTCTACGGCGCGCTCACTAAGCGCAACGCGGTCGCTATTCTGATGAGCATTGAGATTATGCTCAATGCGGTCAATATCACGCTGATCGCCTTCTCTTTCTTTAACCACGTCAAGCCCTATGCGAATCTGTTGACAGGACAGATCTTCGCCATCTTCATCATTACTGTCGCTGCGGCGGAGGCGGCGCTCGCACTGGCGATGATTATCGCCATCTATCGCAAGCGCCAGACGGTGGATGTTGGCGAAATCGATATGCTGAAGTGGTGA
- a CDS encoding complex I subunit 4 family protein, whose product MIFTYDLTWILLLPTLGGVLAMATPARLSRWVALAFSAATLVLSLWIFLRIAVATGYHFGSVTDPKADPASIDVVQLPWIQFQLGSVPFRIDYYLGVDGLSLPLVILNALLTVLAVIGGWEKPRVKEYMALLLLLEAGVMGVFMALDLLLFFLFWEVELAPMFLLIGIWGSETEKHGMPGRIYSAWKFLLYTFFGSIFMLAGILLVYFQAGQNTASLPVLMQHLLPASTGVTLPLLGVTMGSQLLAFLLVFVAFAVKIPMFPLHTWLPDAHTDAPTEVSVILAGVLLKMGAYGLIRICLGLFPDGLQQFAPLLVVLAVINILYGAAICLVQKDMKRLVAYSSVSHMGVILLGVAAAAMAIHTSNPDVAHFGTAALMGATVQMISHGLITSLLFFCVGVIYDRAHTREIEIFGGVAKRMPLWATLFTFAGLASLGLPGLAGFVAEYMVFTSSYRIWPVPTAIAVFTMILTAAYLLWMLKRVLFGPFNLRWNWLPDASWREAIPLVTLAAFIVLVGVYPGFLLDVIVPALHHLLPVATTALGR is encoded by the coding sequence GTGATCTTTACCTACGATCTCACCTGGATTCTCTTGCTGCCGACGCTCGGCGGGGTGCTGGCGATGGCAACGCCGGCCCGCCTCTCACGCTGGGTGGCATTGGCCTTTAGCGCGGCGACGCTGGTCCTCTCGCTCTGGATCTTCCTGCGAATCGCTGTGGCTACCGGCTACCATTTCGGGTCGGTGACGGACCCGAAGGCCGATCCGGCTTCGATCGATGTGGTTCAGCTTCCCTGGATTCAGTTCCAGCTCGGCTCGGTGCCCTTCCGCATCGATTATTATCTGGGCGTGGATGGCTTGAGCCTGCCGCTGGTGATCTTGAATGCTTTGTTGACCGTGCTGGCGGTGATCGGTGGCTGGGAGAAGCCACGGGTGAAGGAGTATATGGCCCTCTTGCTGCTGCTGGAGGCGGGAGTGATGGGGGTCTTTATGGCTCTGGATTTGTTGCTCTTCTTCCTGTTCTGGGAAGTGGAGCTGGCGCCGATGTTCTTGCTGATCGGGATCTGGGGTAGCGAGACGGAGAAGCATGGGATGCCGGGCCGCATTTATTCGGCCTGGAAGTTCTTGTTGTATACCTTCTTCGGCAGTATCTTTATGCTGGCTGGAATCTTGCTGGTCTATTTCCAGGCCGGCCAGAATACAGCCAGTCTGCCGGTGCTGATGCAGCATCTGCTGCCAGCCAGTACCGGGGTGACGCTCCCACTGCTCGGGGTGACGATGGGGTCCCAGTTGCTGGCTTTCTTGCTGGTTTTTGTGGCCTTCGCGGTCAAGATCCCGATGTTCCCCCTGCATACCTGGCTGCCGGATGCCCATACGGATGCACCCACTGAGGTGAGTGTGATTCTGGCGGGCGTGCTGCTGAAGATGGGCGCCTATGGGCTGATCCGCATCTGCCTGGGCCTCTTCCCGGATGGGCTGCAGCAGTTTGCGCCGCTGTTGGTGGTGCTGGCGGTGATCAATATTCTGTACGGGGCGGCGATCTGCCTGGTGCAGAAGGATATGAAGCGCCTGGTGGCTTACTCCAGTGTAAGCCATATGGGGGTGATTCTGCTGGGCGTGGCAGCGGCGGCAATGGCGATTCACACGAGCAATCCCGATGTGGCGCACTTTGGGACGGCGGCTTTGATGGGCGCGACCGTGCAGATGATTAGCCACGGGTTGATTACCAGCCTGCTCTTCTTCTGCGTGGGTGTGATCTACGATCGGGCCCATACGCGCGAGATTGAGATCTTCGGCGGGGTGGCAAAGCGGATGCCGCTGTGGGCGACGCTCTTTACGTTCGCCGGTCTGGCTTCGCTCGGTTTGCCGGGCCTGGCAGGCTTCGTGGCGGAGTATATGGTCTTTACAAGTAGCTACCGCATCTGGCCCGTGCCAACGGCGATCGCGGTCTTTACGATGATTCTGACGGCGGCTTATCTGCTGTGGATGCTGAAGCGGGTCTTGTTCGGTCCTTTCAATCTGCGCTGGAATTGGCTGCCCGATGCTTCCTGGCGCGAGGCGATCCCGCTGGTGACGCTGGCGGCCTTCATTGTGCTGGTCGGGGTCTACCCGGGGTTCTTGCTGGATGTGATTGTGCCGGCACTGCATCATCTGCTGCCGGTGGCTACAACGGCGCTGGGCCGCTAG
- a CDS encoding inactive serine/threonine-protein kinase VRK3, which yields MSMTQTTSRRDSPETQRCPQCNAVVPPYAAFCGACGRRIEGAASPRPAEAEAEFRQRYRITSLVRRRPYISLFLATDASTQQTVIISDVDINTLDAEARQRAAQLVRREYDLLRRHAIPHLTPILRQEYDQGHIYVIAGNPFAQSEAQEAGRNGATVQAQAEGKQTSADESGRLYTLESVLQSGIGLPDEQVAVQWIQELCETVDRLHGHQIVIGELDPQALVMGSLDYRGHPALLLCWLPLYIRTLLPVLTGAMRPFKPGPFTAPEVQQGKVEARSDVYSLGALLYLLLTGTPPSAPAPHLRSPRELNPRVKPEIEAVVMRALSFERSERFQSAASLAESLANPYISTQIARYPRPATTASLAGEQAAGHERQDGAGERGRKRTGRSASRTGPIAGGGQGQQGPAVGVTAAASEAEGRDGQAASAATREQVRPEEPAPQEDVAALPTYILARRRSELEEIGELARRMTQQLQKRITGLLPALQGKLLPSGKSSSTALVKASPTEGLQERSLLRQIQRFIIGEQQRGTAAAAIIETPLRLQPGQRFAIRVRLMGRDRALPPPGSRAGSRPVGLSALTHGERVYIEVRSAIYQRYAFVVQRAAITVPASGYMAEVTIPMPPPLKGRGGRRERLHIVFTDEHRRPLYEKPFAIEVLVSPLVRPGQEGLQALPIPY from the coding sequence ATGAGCATGACACAGACGACCAGCAGGCGGGATTCTCCCGAAACGCAGCGCTGTCCCCAGTGTAACGCTGTTGTGCCGCCCTACGCGGCTTTCTGTGGCGCCTGCGGGAGGCGCATCGAGGGAGCTGCCTCACCCCGCCCAGCGGAGGCCGAGGCCGAGTTTCGCCAACGCTATCGTATTACCTCGCTGGTGCGCCGCCGTCCCTACATCAGCCTATTCTTGGCTACCGATGCCAGTACGCAGCAGACGGTGATCATCAGCGATGTCGATATCAATACGCTGGATGCCGAGGCCCGCCAGCGCGCGGCGCAGCTTGTCAGGCGCGAGTACGACCTGCTGCGTCGTCATGCCATCCCTCATCTGACGCCTATTCTGCGTCAAGAATACGATCAGGGCCATATCTACGTCATTGCCGGCAATCCCTTCGCTCAGAGTGAGGCGCAGGAGGCCGGTCGCAACGGGGCCACCGTTCAGGCTCAGGCTGAGGGAAAGCAGACCAGCGCTGATGAGAGTGGGCGCCTCTACACGCTGGAGAGCGTTCTGCAGAGCGGGATCGGGCTGCCTGATGAACAGGTGGCTGTCCAATGGATTCAAGAGCTGTGCGAGACAGTGGATCGCCTCCACGGCCATCAGATTGTGATTGGAGAGCTGGACCCCCAGGCCCTGGTCATGGGCAGCCTGGATTACCGCGGTCATCCGGCCCTTCTGCTCTGCTGGCTCCCGCTCTATATCCGTACCCTGCTGCCGGTCTTGACTGGGGCTATGCGTCCCTTCAAGCCAGGCCCTTTCACAGCTCCCGAGGTCCAGCAAGGTAAGGTCGAAGCCCGCTCCGATGTCTACAGCCTGGGGGCCTTGCTCTATCTGTTGCTGACTGGAACGCCGCCCTCTGCTCCGGCGCCTCACTTGCGCTCGCCGCGTGAACTGAATCCGCGCGTGAAGCCGGAAATTGAGGCCGTAGTCATGCGGGCCCTCTCCTTTGAGCGCTCCGAGCGCTTCCAGAGTGCGGCCTCCCTGGCCGAGTCCCTGGCCAATCCGTACATCAGCACACAAATAGCGCGCTATCCGCGTCCGGCTACGACTGCTTCTCTTGCTGGAGAGCAGGCTGCCGGCCACGAGAGACAGGATGGAGCTGGCGAGCGCGGTAGAAAGCGCACTGGGCGATCAGCCAGTCGCACAGGCCCAATTGCTGGTGGTGGCCAGGGGCAGCAAGGGCCTGCGGTGGGTGTGACTGCTGCCGCTAGTGAAGCTGAGGGAAGGGATGGACAGGCGGCGTCTGCGGCGACCAGGGAGCAGGTCCGGCCAGAGGAGCCGGCTCCGCAGGAAGACGTCGCCGCCCTGCCTACCTATATCCTGGCCCGTCGTCGCTCCGAGTTAGAGGAAATTGGCGAGCTGGCCCGGCGTATGACGCAGCAGCTGCAGAAGCGCATTACGGGCCTCTTGCCGGCTCTGCAGGGGAAACTCCTGCCTTCTGGCAAGTCGAGCAGCACCGCCCTCGTGAAGGCCAGCCCCACAGAGGGCCTGCAGGAGCGCTCGCTGCTGCGTCAGATTCAGCGCTTCATCATTGGCGAGCAGCAGCGTGGTACCGCTGCCGCTGCCATTATCGAAACGCCCCTGCGCCTGCAGCCTGGCCAGCGCTTCGCCATACGAGTACGACTGATGGGGAGGGACCGCGCCCTGCCTCCACCCGGCTCGCGAGCTGGCAGCCGACCGGTGGGCTTAAGCGCCCTCACACATGGAGAGCGCGTGTATATCGAGGTCCGTTCAGCCATCTACCAGCGCTACGCTTTCGTCGTCCAGCGGGCGGCCATCACGGTGCCGGCCAGCGGCTACATGGCCGAAGTGACTATACCCATGCCGCCGCCGCTGAAGGGGCGTGGAGGACGTCGTGAGCGTCTGCACATCGTCTTTACCGACGAGCACCGACGTCCGCTCTACGAAAAACCCTTTGCCATTGAAGTCCTGGTGTCGCCGCTGGTACGTCCTGGTCAGGAGGGCCTCCAGGCCCTTCCTATTCCCTACTAA
- the nuoL gene encoding NADH-quinone oxidoreductase subunit L has translation MYGLYEYAWLILAAPLASFAVIVFGTRMADLWSRHHGQTAQDYAAYLREADPAFAAWETARGSGGSSSHGEQQQHAAQSAGHGHAGEAAHAGHGEEAGHHGDPYDDDPTVPYLTPWAKLSGYVGILLMLFACLYSWLLLFASLGLLPGTPRLPEGGITLFSYTWGSDAAFQPYTIAFHLDNLALAMTVVVTTVSLLVQFYSQGYMAQSAGYARFFAYLSLFAFSMLTIVFAANFLVIFVGWELVGLSSYLLIGFWINKRAKPAEERPAPASAALQAFVMNRIGDVGFILGIMILFATTGTFDFATLAGNGPHGVAQAFAGNQALLTLAMILVFCGAIGKSAQVPLHTWLPSAMEGPTPVSALIHAATMVAAGVYMVARTFALFSAAGPQAFGVVAWIGGITAIFAATIGLTQTDFKRVLAFSTISQLGYMFVGLGVAGTEIGPGAGMFHLFTHAFFKALLFLGAGSVLHALHHAMHREVQDMRLMGGLARFMPITAATWLIAGLSISGFPFLSGFYSKETLISLAFEHGEYGLWAITLVTAGLTAFYMFRAFFLAFGGKGGSLGGIWGGPYRGEGTPHESPVTMTLPLVILAIFSIFAGYWVGFFQYLDPHAPLLDLGKIFSDGLTWLGVALSLLGIAWAYVLYCAVGWERVHKVVEANAVLRFLHRLLLHRYYVDTLYDWIVRYVVLGLCHVAAAFDRFVVDGVVNGVASLVMELGSGLRRAETGKVQAYMTVFFGGIAVFAVVVFVLATLR, from the coding sequence ATGTACGGTCTGTATGAGTACGCCTGGCTCATTCTGGCCGCTCCGCTGGCGTCGTTCGCGGTGATCGTCTTTGGGACGCGCATGGCCGATCTGTGGAGCCGCCATCATGGGCAGACGGCGCAGGACTACGCGGCCTACCTGCGCGAGGCGGACCCGGCTTTCGCTGCCTGGGAGACGGCGCGCGGCTCCGGCGGTTCCAGCAGCCACGGTGAGCAGCAGCAACACGCCGCTCAGTCGGCAGGGCATGGGCATGCCGGAGAGGCGGCGCACGCAGGACATGGGGAGGAGGCCGGACACCACGGCGACCCCTACGATGATGATCCGACGGTGCCCTATTTGACTCCCTGGGCGAAGTTGAGTGGCTATGTGGGTATCCTTTTGATGCTCTTCGCCTGCCTCTATTCCTGGTTGCTACTCTTCGCTTCGCTCGGCCTGCTCCCCGGTACTCCTCGCCTGCCCGAGGGCGGGATCACGCTCTTCTCCTATACCTGGGGCAGCGATGCCGCTTTCCAACCCTATACGATCGCTTTCCATCTGGATAATCTGGCCCTGGCGATGACGGTGGTGGTGACAACCGTCTCGCTGCTGGTGCAGTTCTATTCACAGGGCTATATGGCGCAATCCGCCGGCTACGCCCGCTTCTTCGCTTACCTGTCCCTCTTCGCTTTCTCGATGCTGACCATCGTCTTCGCGGCGAATTTCCTGGTGATTTTCGTCGGTTGGGAGCTGGTCGGCCTGAGTTCTTACTTGCTGATCGGTTTCTGGATTAATAAGCGGGCTAAGCCCGCTGAGGAGCGCCCCGCTCCCGCCAGCGCTGCACTGCAAGCCTTCGTCATGAACCGCATCGGTGATGTGGGCTTTATTCTCGGCATTATGATCCTGTTCGCGACGACGGGCACTTTCGATTTCGCGACGCTGGCCGGTAACGGTCCCCACGGGGTGGCCCAGGCTTTCGCCGGTAATCAGGCCCTGCTGACCCTGGCGATGATCCTGGTCTTCTGCGGCGCCATCGGGAAATCGGCTCAGGTACCGCTACATACCTGGCTGCCGTCGGCTATGGAAGGTCCGACACCTGTGAGCGCCTTGATCCATGCGGCGACGATGGTGGCCGCCGGTGTCTATATGGTGGCGCGCACGTTCGCGCTCTTCTCCGCTGCGGGCCCGCAGGCTTTCGGGGTGGTGGCCTGGATCGGCGGGATTACGGCGATCTTCGCGGCGACCATCGGCCTGACGCAGACGGACTTTAAGCGAGTGCTGGCTTTCTCGACGATCAGCCAGCTCGGCTATATGTTCGTGGGCCTCGGGGTGGCCGGCACGGAGATCGGTCCGGGCGCCGGTATGTTCCATCTGTTTACGCACGCTTTCTTTAAGGCTCTGCTCTTCCTGGGCGCCGGTAGCGTGCTGCATGCGCTCCATCACGCCATGCATCGCGAGGTCCAGGATATGCGCTTGATGGGCGGCCTGGCCCGCTTTATGCCGATCACCGCCGCTACCTGGCTGATCGCTGGTCTGTCGATCTCCGGCTTCCCCTTCTTGTCCGGTTTCTATAGCAAGGAGACGCTGATTTCGCTGGCCTTCGAGCACGGCGAGTATGGGCTGTGGGCGATTACGCTGGTGACTGCCGGGCTGACGGCCTTCTATATGTTCCGCGCTTTCTTCCTGGCCTTTGGCGGTAAGGGCGGCTCGCTCGGTGGAATCTGGGGCGGCCCCTATCGGGGTGAGGGAACGCCGCATGAGTCGCCAGTGACGATGACGCTGCCGCTGGTGATTCTGGCCATCTTCTCGATTTTCGCCGGTTACTGGGTAGGCTTCTTCCAGTATCTGGACCCGCATGCGCCGCTGCTGGATCTGGGCAAGATCTTTAGCGATGGCCTGACCTGGCTGGGCGTGGCTCTTTCGCTGTTGGGTATCGCCTGGGCCTATGTGCTCTATTGCGCGGTCGGTTGGGAGCGCGTGCATAAGGTGGTGGAGGCGAATGCGGTTCTGCGTTTCTTGCATCGCTTGCTGCTGCACCGCTATTATGTGGATACGCTCTATGACTGGATCGTGCGCTATGTGGTGCTGGGCCTCTGCCATGTGGCGGCGGCCTTCGATCGCTTTGTGGTGGATGGCGTTGTGAATGGGGTGGCCAGCCTGGTTATGGAGCTGGGGAGCGGGCTGCGGCGCGCGGAGACCGGCAAGGTGCAGGCGTATATGACGGTCTTCTTCGGTGGGATCGCGGTTTTTGCCGTGGTTGTCTTTGTGCTGGCTACGCTCAGATAG
- a CDS encoding NADH-quinone oxidoreductase subunit J family protein, with translation MDLASLIFWIIAVVLVAAALVVVGQRNIVHSALALVVVFAMASGIFLLLNAEFIAIVQILIYAGAVTILILFALMLTRIAGQRVTNPNARPLAMAVALVVSTLVGLGIIFAATVSQFAQSAPAAPLLQGTVCSLPSNNVIAIGQLLYSPSCYSYVLPFEIATVVLLVAIVGAIVISREEE, from the coding sequence ATGGATTTAGCCAGCCTGATCTTTTGGATCATCGCCGTTGTGCTGGTTGCTGCGGCGCTGGTCGTCGTGGGCCAGCGAAATATCGTGCATAGCGCGCTGGCGCTGGTGGTGGTCTTTGCAATGGCTTCTGGCATCTTCCTCCTGCTCAATGCCGAGTTCATTGCAATTGTGCAGATCCTCATCTACGCCGGCGCGGTGACGATCTTGATCCTGTTCGCGCTGATGCTGACCCGCATCGCCGGGCAGCGGGTGACCAATCCCAACGCTCGCCCTCTGGCGATGGCCGTGGCGCTGGTGGTCTCCACCCTCGTCGGCCTGGGGATCATCTTCGCAGCAACAGTTAGTCAGTTCGCTCAGTCAGCTCCCGCCGCCCCGTTGCTTCAGGGAACGGTCTGCTCGCTCCCCTCAAATAATGTGATCGCGATCGGCCAGCTCCTCTATAGCCCCTCTTGCTATAGCTATGTGCTGCCGTTCGAAATCGCAACGGTGGTGCTGCTGGTGGCCATCGTGGGCGCGATCGTGATTAGCCGCGAGGAGGAGTAA